In Acidobacteriota bacterium, the DNA window ACGATCCGTGAGCCGGCTGACGGCGTCGCCGGAGGGCAGATAGACCTCACCGTCCTGCCACCAGGGGCGCCCCGGCTCGGTGAGCTCCAGGCGATCTTCCAACGAGCCATCGGGAGCCAGGCGGTACACCGTATCGCTACCGCGATCGCCCACCACGACGGTGCCGTCGGGAGCCGCCGCCACGCCCACCGGTTTGCGCAACTCGATGCCGGGCACCGCCAGGGGGCGCGCCCGCCGCCACGAGGGCAACCCGGCGGTGGGCCGGATCTGTACTCGATGAAGGAGGGTCAACCGCTGACGCGCCAGCAGGGCCTCGGGAGCGACACCGGACTCCGCCGCCCGCTGCAGCTCGGCGCTGGCGGCGACCCAATCACCGTTGGCCAGCAAAACTTTCGCCAACCCCAGCCGCGCCCGCGCCGTCCACGGGCCGGCGACCTCGTCCTCCAGAGCCTGGATGAAGGCGGCAGCGGCATCCCCGGGCTGGCCCAGGTCGAGACTGATCTCCCCCACCAGGACTCGCGCTTCGGCGCGCCAGGAGAGCTCCGGATAGCTGTCCCGGCCGTAGAGCAGCGGCAGGCGGCGCAGCACCGCCCGGGCCGCCTCCAGATCACCAGGGCCGGTGGGGCGCTCCGCCAGCATGCGCCCCTGGAGCACATAGGCCGCCGCCGACCACGGCGAACGCGGGCGGCGGGCCACCAGCTCGTCGATGGCCTGGCGGGCGGGGATCACATTGCCCTGGCGGTAGAGCACCTCGGCGAGGGAGTAGTGGGCCTCGGCGGAAGCCTCGGACTCGGGGAAGCGATCCACCAGCAGGCGATACTCCCGGAGCGCCGCCTCCAGATCACCGCGCCGTTCCAGGCGCTGAGCCTCCACCAGCAGCCGCCGGGCGGCGGCATCGTCCGAGGAAGCGCCCTGGGCGCTGACGAAAACCGGCAACAGAACCAGGGCCATGCACCAGAGCACGGCGATACCTGCGAAGGACAGAGGGGCGGGGGTGCGCAACCATCGACTCATGGTTGTGCATGATACCCGCTTTGCGGGCGGGGAAACGAACCGGGGCCTGGGAGATCCGTGGATGAGGACCTTCCGGACCGCAGACGGGCGTTGCGGCTCAATCGTCGGAGTAGGTGATCTCCATCCGCCGGATGCGCAGCGCCGCCGCCGCCACCGCCACCCCCGCCACCAGCAGCAGCCCCGGGATCGCCACCCACGGCGACGCCAGATCCGAAAGCACCACGAAGGGCCCGGCGCTGATCTTCACCGGCAACAACGAGGACAGGTAGTAGATGACGCTCACCTGCTTGAGCAGCGCCGGCAGGAAGGGATTCAGCAGCTCCCAGGCGAAGAGCGCCAACGCCGGGATCACCGGGTTGCGGAAGAACAGGCCGGCGAGCATGAACACCGCCCCGTAGCCGACGCAGGCGAGGACCGTGATGCCGGAGTAGGCGAAGAGCTGGCCAACGGCACCGGAGGGCAGACCGGAACCGGAGAAGGGCAGCACCGCGAGGAGAAAGCTGGCGGCGGTGGAGAGGGAGAGCACCAGCGCCGTGGCGGTAAGGCCGGCGAGGAACTTCGCCACCACCAGCAGCTCGCGGCGCACCGGGCACAGGAAGTAATAGTGCAGGCTGCGGTCCATGAGGTCGCCGCGGAAGAGCTGGACGAAGACCACCAGGCAGCTGGCGAAGATGGCCACCTTGAGGAAGTAGACGCGGTAGAGGCCGGCGAAGAGCCCGATTCCGTCCACCTGTTGGGCGGCTTCGTTGCCGAACATCGGTACCAGCACCGCCTGCAGGATCAGCAGGCCCACCGGCAACGCCGCCAGGAGCAGGAGCGGAATCACCCGCGCACCGAGCAGGTTCTTGCGCACTTCCAGCCGCAGGATGCCCCACAGCTGAGCCTGCCAGCGGGCGGCGGCTCGGGGCGGAGCGAGCTCGATGCCCGCCAGCTCCTCCGCGGTGCCGCCGGCGTTGTGAGCCTCGGTGTTCATCCCTTGCCTCCCCGTTCGCCGATCAAATACTCATACAGTGCGTGCACGTCGGCGTCCGCCGGCGCCACCGCCTCGACCTGCACCTGTTGCTCCACCACGATGCGGTTGAGCAACAGGTGCAGCCGGTCGGCGTTGCGGGTGCTGACCACCAGGCCGCCGCGGTCCTGGTGCAGCTGGACCCCCACCGCCTGGCCATCGCCGAAGACCGCGGCGGCCACCACCTCCGGCCGGTCGCAACGGATCAGCACCTGTAGGGGCCGGTCGTCCATCTCGTCCCGCACGCCCTCCACCTCACCTTCCGCCACCACATAGCCGTGATCCAGCAGCACCACCCGGTCGGAAACCATGTCCAGCTCGTGGAGGATGTGGCTCGAGATGATCAGGAAGCTGCCGGCGTCCCGCAGCTCCTGGAAGAGGGCGATGACCTCCGCCCGGGCCATGGGATCGAGACCGTTGAGGGGCTCGTCGAGGATCAAGATCTCCGGATCGTGGGCGATGGCGTTGGCGAGCTTGATGCGCTGGCGCATGCCCTTGCTATAGCCCGCCACCTTGCGGTTGCCGGCCTCGGTGAGCCCCACCCGGGCCAGAGCCCGCTCCGCCCGGCGCTGGGCCTCGGCGTTGCCGTGGCCGTGAATGCGCAGGAAGGAGGTGAGGAATTGGCGCCCGGTCATGCCCTTGGGAAAGGCGTCGAACTGGCTGCAATAGCCCACCCTGTGGAAGAGCCGCTCCGGATGGTCGGGGGTGATGCCCAGCAGCTCCACGCGCCCGCGGGTGGGTCGCAGCAAACCGGTCATCAGGTTCATCAGGGTGCTCTTGCCCGAACCGTTGGGCCCCACCAGGCCGGTGATCCCCGGTGGCAGCACCAGGTTCACCCGGTTGACCCCCAGGACCTCGCCGTAGAAGCGCGAGACGTTCTCGAAGACGATGCTTTGGGAGCGCTCCTCCGCCCCCAGCCGGGGTGGTTTGCGCAGGGGCTCAACCACGGGCGGCTCGACGACGGGAGCGCCGGTGGGCGT includes these proteins:
- a CDS encoding tetratricopeptide repeat protein, which produces MRTPAPLSFAGIAVLWCMALVLLPVFVSAQGASSDDAAARRLLVEAQRLERRGDLEAALREYRLLVDRFPESEASAEAHYSLAEVLYRQGNVIPARQAIDELVARRPRSPWSAAAYVLQGRMLAERPTGPGDLEAARAVLRRLPLLYGRDSYPELSWRAEARVLVGEISLDLGQPGDAAAAFIQALEDEVAGPWTARARLGLAKVLLANGDWVAASAELQRAAESGVAPEALLARQRLTLLHRVQIRPTAGLPSWRRARPLAVPGIELRKPVGVAAAPDGTVVVGDRGSDTVYRLAPDGSLEDRLELTEPGRPWWQDGEVYLPSGDAVSRLTDRSSQSFMAPRGRKMEPVKDLAAGRRGRLGQWYLLDEQSDRVLVFIPAGRYLATLAEGEPVDVARDAQGRIYVLDGKSSQVERFSPDGTSLGVIVRDLGRKPQALDVDDLGNLYVLDRDAGRISIYQPDGQLMATLGPQLPGGLELRNPLDLAVDGAGRVLVVDGKLSTLVVVE
- a CDS encoding ABC transporter ATP-binding protein, producing the protein MNENSKSDPTLADSSAAEASSGETPTGAPVVEPPVVEPLRKPPRLGAEERSQSIVFENVSRFYGEVLGVNRVNLVLPPGITGLVGPNGSGKSTLMNLMTGLLRPTRGRVELLGITPDHPERLFHRVGYCSQFDAFPKGMTGRQFLTSFLRIHGHGNAEAQRRAERALARVGLTEAGNRKVAGYSKGMRQRIKLANAIAHDPEILILDEPLNGLDPMARAEVIALFQELRDAGSFLIISSHILHELDMVSDRVVLLDHGYVVAEGEVEGVRDEMDDRPLQVLIRCDRPEVVAAAVFGDGQAVGVQLHQDRGGLVVSTRNADRLHLLLNRIVVEQQVQVEAVAPADADVHALYEYLIGERGGKG